A genomic window from Methanobrevibacter sp. TLL-48-HuF1 includes:
- a CDS encoding YitT family protein, protein MIMNGNMIKRISLYVLGLFVMTAGIAFSFRSDLGSSPVSSIPYSMMHVWAIEVGFATILFHIALVILQFLILRENFKAKILLQVVAGVLFGYFTTLAVYLVSFVPKPPGLIGDFIFLGISIVVLAFGIFLYLPPHIVQLAGEGVMQAIAITYDLPFPKVKVGFDAAMVIISVVMCWIFIGNPLASVGIGTIVAAFLVGTVLEYIVKGFKKITGREVDLKQM, encoded by the coding sequence ATGATTATGAACGGAAATATGATTAAAAGGATTTCATTATATGTCCTGGGACTTTTTGTAATGACTGCAGGTATTGCATTTTCATTCAGGTCTGATTTGGGCTCTTCTCCAGTTAGCTCAATTCCCTATTCCATGATGCATGTATGGGCAATAGAAGTAGGATTTGCAACTATACTGTTTCACATTGCTCTTGTAATACTGCAGTTTTTAATTCTAAGAGAGAATTTTAAAGCTAAAATACTGCTGCAGGTTGTTGCAGGGGTTCTTTTCGGATATTTTACAACTTTGGCAGTGTATCTGGTTTCATTTGTACCGAAACCTCCAGGTCTTATTGGAGACTTTATATTTCTGGGAATCAGTATTGTGGTTCTGGCATTTGGAATATTTTTATACCTTCCGCCTCATATTGTTCAGCTTGCAGGTGAAGGTGTAATGCAGGCAATAGCTATTACATATGATTTGCCTTTTCCAAAGGTTAAAGTAGGATTTGATGCTGCAATGGTAATTATTTCTGTAGTGATGTGCTGGATATTTATTGGAAATCCTTTGGCTAGTGTTGGGATAGGAACAATTGTAGCAGCATTTTTAGTTGGAACAGTGTTGGAATATATTGTTAAAGGATTTAAAAAAATAACAGGTCGTGAAGTTGATTTAAAACAAATGTGA
- a CDS encoding YitT family protein, which produces MDFFGNDRLTFKRVFNYLLGLWFITLGIGFSIKSNLGATPVSSVPYTLNLIWGIEIGQATIIFHAILVLIELVLLRKDFKVKHFLQVFVGILFGYFTSFSVGLMGFIPDSASILFELLLTCLSIFSVALGLFFYVPANIIPVSVDGVTQALAIAFNKPFSKTKVVYDVGLLVISLILCFVFLGVIGGSIGIGTILSAVFVGIVLKYIHKLNSYLTGEVVDFKQM; this is translated from the coding sequence ATGGATTTTTTTGGAAATGACAGATTAACATTTAAAAGAGTATTTAACTATCTTCTGGGATTGTGGTTTATAACTCTGGGGATAGGTTTTTCAATAAAATCTAATTTAGGAGCAACACCTGTCAGTTCAGTTCCATACACTTTAAATTTGATTTGGGGAATTGAAATAGGTCAGGCTACAATTATATTTCATGCAATTTTAGTTTTAATAGAATTGGTATTGTTAAGAAAGGACTTTAAAGTTAAACACTTCCTGCAGGTCTTTGTTGGAATATTGTTCGGATATTTCACAAGTTTTTCAGTTGGATTAATGGGTTTTATTCCTGATTCAGCCAGTATTCTATTTGAACTGCTGCTGACATGTTTAAGCATATTCAGTGTAGCTTTGGGATTGTTTTTCTATGTTCCTGCAAACATTATTCCGGTATCTGTTGACGGGGTAACACAGGCATTAGCTATTGCATTTAACAAGCCTTTCTCAAAAACCAAGGTTGTTTATGATGTTGGCCTGCTTGTTATTTCTTTAATATTGTGTTTTGTATTTTTGGGAGTAATTGGGGGCAGTATAGGTATTGGAACAATTCTTTCAGCTGTTTTTGTTGGAATTGTATTAAAATACATTCATAAACTTAACAGCTATTTGACCGGAGAAGTAGTGGATTTTAAACAGATGTGA
- a CDS encoding alanine--glyoxylate aminotransferase family protein yields MDEILLMLPGPTTVHPRVLNAMSQAVVNHRGAKYGEILTETSELMSDVFQTSNQSYLLTGSGTAAMEAAISNVVNSGEKVLNVVGGKFGERFMKIANAHGITTEELAVEWGTAVTPEAIKAALDADEDIKAVSVVHNETSTGVAAPIEAIGKVMKDYDALYIVDTVSSLGGDYVDVDKFGIDVCITGSQKCIAAPPGMAAITLSDDAWAAADKVDSHTFYLDMQAAKKSGDKNPPQTPYTPSVSLTYAMNEALKMVMEEGLENRVARHHKAAKASVAAVKALGLELFADEKVSSATVTAVKMPEGITDADFRGTVRDKYGVELAGGQDHLKGNIFRIGHMGNISYKELVQTFAAIGMTLKGLGAIEDAGAGVASITESYL; encoded by the coding sequence ATGGATGAAATTTTATTAATGCTTCCAGGTCCAACAACAGTACACCCAAGAGTACTTAATGCTATGTCTCAAGCTGTTGTAAATCATAGAGGAGCTAAATATGGAGAAATCTTAACTGAAACCAGCGAATTAATGTCTGATGTTTTCCAAACCTCTAACCAATCCTATTTATTAACCGGGTCTGGAACTGCAGCAATGGAAGCAGCTATAAGTAATGTAGTAAATTCCGGAGAAAAAGTCTTAAATGTTGTAGGAGGAAAATTCGGAGAACGTTTCATGAAAATAGCTAATGCTCATGGAATTACCACCGAAGAATTAGCAGTAGAATGGGGAACTGCAGTAACTCCTGAAGCTATTAAAGCTGCTCTTGATGCTGATGAAGATATTAAAGCTGTATCTGTTGTTCATAATGAAACTTCAACTGGTGTAGCAGCACCTATTGAAGCAATCGGTAAAGTAATGAAAGATTACGACGCCCTCTACATTGTAGATACTGTATCTTCCCTTGGAGGAGACTATGTTGATGTAGACAAATTCGGAATAGATGTATGTATTACCGGATCCCAAAAATGTATTGCAGCACCACCTGGAATGGCTGCTATTACATTAAGTGATGATGCTTGGGCTGCTGCAGATAAAGTAGACTCCCATACTTTCTACTTAGATATGCAAGCTGCTAAAAAAAGTGGAGACAAAAATCCACCTCAAACTCCATACACTCCTTCTGTATCTCTAACTTATGCTATGAACGAAGCATTAAAAATGGTTATGGAAGAAGGATTAGAAAACAGAGTTGCACGTCACCACAAAGCTGCTAAAGCTAGTGTAGCTGCTGTAAAAGCATTAGGTTTAGAATTATTCGCAGATGAAAAAGTATCCTCAGCTACTGTAACTGCAGTTAAAATGCCTGAAGGCATAACTGATGCAGACTTCAGAGGAACTGTCCGTGACAAATACGGAGTAGAATTAGCTGGTGGACAAGACCACTTAAAAGGAAACATATTCAGAATAGGACATATGGGAAACATTTCCTACAAAGAATTAGTACAAACCTTTGCAGCTATCGGAATGACTTTAAAAGGTCTCGGTGCAATTGAAGATGCAGGTGCTGGAGTAGCATCCATTACAGAATCATACTTATGA
- a CDS encoding GerW family sporulation protein has translation MAENIKTSVEELRKLISIENVVGKPIDAGDQFLIPVMRMGVGFGACENILGNDGNDTVGAGAGVEPVSMVIIPKNAKSGEGVKVVNLTKGTETNKALSDLGLIVSDLVKNYFSQSSDDYDESEYIEPEFTTTEEEDQ, from the coding sequence ATGGCTGAAAATATTAAAACAAGTGTAGAAGAATTACGTAAACTTATCAGTATTGAAAATGTTGTTGGAAAACCTATTGATGCAGGAGACCAATTTTTAATTCCGGTAATGAGAATGGGAGTAGGTTTTGGAGCCTGTGAAAACATACTGGGCAATGATGGAAATGATACTGTAGGTGCCGGTGCTGGTGTTGAACCTGTTTCCATGGTAATTATTCCAAAAAATGCTAAAAGCGGAGAAGGAGTTAAAGTTGTTAACTTAACTAAAGGAACTGAAACCAACAAAGCATTGTCTGATTTAGGACTGATTGTGTCTGACCTTGTTAAAAATTATTTTTCACAATCTTCAGACGACTACGATGAATCAGAATATATTGAACCTGAGTTTACAACTACCGAAGAAGAAGACCAATAA
- a CDS encoding DUF2953 domain-containing protein, translating into MGLRISLSFEKTGSKLSAIVKINIFKKITVYNSSKEKESEEEADEKKGSKNLMNPLKNALPYITDFLKKTAKSIKVTKLENHLKFGLASYADTAQYIGYIWAINGFIKTLYPVSKVSAEPVFGDPVIDFKGCLDVDINLLKLILPVVSLISKKEIRILIKAFRGDKNER; encoded by the coding sequence ATGGGTCTTAGAATATCACTTAGCTTTGAAAAAACTGGAAGCAAGCTTTCAGCTATTGTTAAAATAAATATTTTTAAAAAAATAACTGTTTATAATTCTTCAAAAGAAAAAGAATCCGAAGAAGAAGCAGACGAGAAAAAAGGGTCTAAAAATTTAATGAACCCCCTTAAAAATGCTCTGCCTTACATTACAGATTTTTTAAAAAAAACCGCAAAATCCATTAAAGTTACAAAATTAGAAAATCATCTTAAATTTGGACTGGCCAGCTATGCAGATACTGCACAATATATTGGATATATCTGGGCAATTAACGGATTTATTAAAACATTATATCCTGTTTCTAAAGTAAGTGCCGAACCTGTTTTTGGAGATCCTGTAATTGATTTTAAAGGATGCTTAGATGTTGATATTAATCTTTTAAAGCTGATTTTGCCTGTTGTCAGTTTAATTTCCAAAAAAGAAATCAGGATTTTGATTAAGGCTTTTAGAGGTGATAAAAATGAAAGATGA
- a CDS encoding thiamine pyrophosphate-binding protein: protein MNVAAYLVKILEEEGLENIFGLPGEQILPFYKALKDSKINHVLVRHEQAAMHAADAYYKSSHKLSACVATAAPGALNFTMALAGAYKDNVPLLVLTGDNPTDLRNEDVFQSLPTSEIFRNIVDESFNPLNGTEAVYALRAAIYKIKHDPKGPVHINLSSDVLLSEDFQDFDLCYLCENDLSNVKKAQELINKSKKPLFVLGSGAISQREVLKLIAESNGIPVTTTFNSKGIIDENNPLNLGMIGSRGTPRADYALKNSDCIIALGARASERTFTSLEEIEDRLIHVNINKKHLKGDYPIQGSVEDFLCEADFKKADWLDEILEIDNKIAVEGLGDKTLPLRPQVAINEILKQYMDNIVIGDAGSHITWVTLLKKSSDFGQLLFQSALGPMGYGIPGAIGAAVANPDKKIIVINGDGDFQMNIQELATIKEYGLNILIFIINNSQYGIIRQHEVNKYGMEPYQTDLKNPDFVKVAEAYGLKAKRVEKLEDFQDAEDYDIMDVAVRFEDIPLPK from the coding sequence ATGAATGTAGCTGCTTATTTAGTTAAAATCCTTGAAGAGGAAGGTCTGGAAAATATTTTCGGACTTCCCGGAGAACAGATATTGCCGTTTTATAAAGCTCTCAAAGATTCCAAAATAAATCATGTTCTGGTAAGGCATGAACAGGCAGCTATGCATGCAGCAGATGCATATTACAAATCATCTCATAAATTAAGTGCATGTGTAGCTACTGCAGCACCGGGAGCACTTAATTTTACAATGGCTCTGGCCGGAGCATACAAAGACAATGTGCCTCTTCTGGTTTTAACAGGAGACAATCCCACTGATTTGAGAAATGAGGATGTTTTCCAGTCACTTCCGACATCAGAAATTTTTAGAAATATTGTTGATGAATCATTCAATCCCTTAAACGGAACTGAAGCAGTATATGCACTAAGGGCAGCTATTTATAAAATTAAACACGATCCCAAAGGTCCTGTTCATATAAATTTGTCAAGTGATGTTCTGTTAAGCGAGGACTTTCAGGACTTTGATTTATGTTATTTGTGTGAAAATGACCTGTCAAATGTTAAAAAAGCTCAGGAATTAATAAACAAATCTAAAAAACCTCTCTTTGTATTGGGTTCAGGAGCAATATCACAAAGGGAAGTTTTAAAACTGATAGCTGAAAGTAATGGAATTCCGGTAACAACTACCTTTAATTCAAAAGGAATCATAGATGAAAACAATCCTTTAAATCTGGGAATGATAGGTTCAAGAGGAACTCCCAGAGCAGATTATGCTCTAAAAAATTCGGACTGTATCATAGCTTTAGGTGCAAGAGCTTCTGAAAGAACATTTACATCATTGGAAGAAATTGAAGACAGATTAATTCATGTAAATATTAATAAAAAGCATCTTAAAGGAGATTATCCGATTCAGGGAAGTGTTGAAGACTTTTTATGTGAAGCTGACTTTAAAAAAGCAGACTGGTTAGATGAAATATTGGAAATTGACAATAAAATAGCTGTTGAAGGATTGGGAGATAAAACACTTCCGTTAAGACCGCAGGTAGCTATTAATGAAATTTTAAAGCAATATATGGATAATATTGTAATCGGTGATGCCGGAAGTCATATTACATGGGTAACACTGCTTAAAAAATCCTCTGACTTTGGCCAGCTGCTGTTCCAGTCAGCACTTGGACCAATGGGTTACGGAATTCCTGGAGCTATTGGAGCAGCAGTTGCAAATCCTGATAAAAAAATAATTGTAATCAACGGAGACGGAGATTTCCAGATGAATATTCAGGAGTTGGCTACAATAAAAGAGTATGGTTTGAATATTTTAATTTTCATAATAAACAACTCACAATATGGCATTATAAGACAGCATGAAGTTAATAAATATGGTATGGAACCCTATCAGACAGATTTAAAAAATCCTGACTTTGTAAAAGTAGCTGAAGCATACGGATTAAAAGCAAAAAGAGTAGAAAAGCTTGAAGATTTCCAGGATGCAGAGGATTATGACATTATGGATGTTGCTGTAAGGTTTGAAGATATTCCTCTTCCTAAATAA
- a CDS encoding deoxyuridine 5'-triphosphate nucleotidohydrolase produces the protein MLGENELVKLFPDFKDLVQPSGIDLALDKIYTQESEGSLIDNEKNLPEIKELEGPVYTLKPHTAYLASIDRKIKIPKGYSMLYLPRSTLLRSFVSVQTAVGDPGFFGTLMFMIYNHGDYEYKIKKGDRIAQGVVFEVEGSGQYSGSYQEEE, from the coding sequence ATGCTTGGTGAAAATGAACTTGTTAAACTGTTTCCGGATTTTAAAGATTTGGTTCAGCCTTCAGGAATTGATTTGGCTTTAGATAAAATTTATACTCAGGAAAGTGAAGGTTCCCTGATTGACAATGAAAAAAATCTTCCTGAAATTAAAGAATTGGAAGGCCCTGTTTACACTTTAAAACCCCACACCGCTTATCTTGCTTCAATTGACAGGAAAATCAAAATTCCGAAAGGATACTCTATGTTATACTTGCCGAGATCCACATTACTGAGGTCTTTTGTCTCAGTTCAGACAGCTGTTGGAGATCCCGGTTTTTTCGGAACTTTAATGTTCATGATTTATAATCACGGAGATTATGAATATAAAATCAAAAAAGGAGACAGAATAGCTCAGGGAGTTGTTTTTGAAGTTGAAGGCTCCGGCCAATACAGCGGATCTTATCAGGAAGAGGAATAA
- the dmpI gene encoding 4-oxalocrotonate tautomerase DmpI, with product MPVITIAGNDTIRVEDKREMVKKVSEIVADSYGLPIEAITVLVQAYPKESIGVAGELLSDRE from the coding sequence ATGCCAGTAATAACAATAGCCGGAAATGACACAATCCGTGTTGAAGATAAAAGAGAAATGGTAAAAAAAGTAAGTGAAATAGTAGCTGACAGTTACGGATTACCAATAGAAGCAATAACAGTACTTGTTCAAGCTTATCCGAAAGAAAGCATCGGAGTAGCTGGTGAATTATTAAGTGATAGGGAATAA
- a CDS encoding DUF3427 domain-containing protein, with product MDNQNDILEGAKTAFINETYNPANDFKPKFLSNNFNHKVLNSIKEELQNCDEFFISSAFITLGGLTPLLQDFLELEQRGIKGKILTTDYLNFTDPKALKKLQSLDNIEVKLYAQEKNGFHTKGYVFRKNNIYKGIVGSSNLTLNALTVNKEWNVEFTSLHDGEVLNNLLDEFNSLWQEASNLDDVLPAYEKLYDSQKNFTKLKENYKKLQSEDLVPNSMQIGFMESLRSLIQSGESKALLVSATGTGKTYASAFAVQDFNPKKFLFVVHREQIAKQAINAYKNVFKNTKDFGLLTGNSKDYDSNFLFSTIQTLSKDDVYTKFEKDEFDYIVIDEVHKAGAYSYQKIMDYFEPEFCLGMTASPERPDGIDIYELFDHNLACEIRLKDALEEDLLCPFHYFGISDLEIDGETVDDSTEFNQLVSDDRVNYLLEKSAYYGYSGDRIKALVFCSRKKEANELSKAFNKRGHPATVLTGDDSQQTREDAIYRLTNDEAKNKLEYIFTVDIFNEGVDIPEINQVLLVRPTQSPIIFIQQLGRGLRKFKNKDYVVILDFIGNYKNNFMIPIALSGDRSYDKDNIRRYLMEGNKVIPGASSISFDEVSKKRIYNSINNTSFSRIALFKEKYNNLKFKLGRIPMLLDFYENGEMDPLLILNHTAMDCYYSFLKKADKDYDEYLSEEEISSLKFISKNLASGKRPHELLILKSLIYNGYFSVESIEHLLKAEYDIQNDVKSIENAINVLNLEFSKKDKKDFSELSFMNEFLISNDFKEYLSHETYRKHVLDVIDYGLLKYKTEYNAQVEGENLTLYAKYSRRDVCRLLNWPNDDSSTLYGYRVKHNTCPIFVTYDKKEDISDSTKYLDEFVNKNVFSWMTRSRLKLDSKEVLAIKNYQKTNLKIHLFIKKSDDEGKDFYYMGQVEPFDFIQTTIRSKDKDLPIVNIKYNLHIPVKDELYDYFEDNMD from the coding sequence ATGGATAATCAGAATGATATTTTAGAAGGAGCTAAAACCGCTTTTATTAATGAAACTTATAATCCTGCAAATGATTTTAAACCTAAATTCCTTTCAAACAATTTTAATCATAAGGTTTTAAATTCCATTAAGGAGGAACTGCAGAATTGTGACGAATTTTTTATAAGCTCTGCTTTTATTACTTTAGGTGGATTAACTCCTCTTTTGCAGGATTTTTTAGAGCTTGAACAAAGGGGAATTAAAGGTAAGATTCTTACAACTGATTATCTTAATTTTACAGATCCTAAAGCTTTAAAAAAGCTTCAGTCTTTAGATAATATTGAAGTTAAGCTGTATGCTCAGGAAAAGAATGGTTTTCACACTAAAGGTTATGTTTTTAGAAAAAATAACATTTACAAAGGTATTGTAGGCAGTTCTAATTTAACTTTAAATGCTTTGACTGTTAACAAGGAGTGGAATGTTGAATTTACCTCTTTACATGACGGTGAAGTGTTGAATAATTTATTGGATGAATTTAACTCATTATGGCAGGAAGCAAGCAATCTTGATGATGTTCTTCCTGCTTATGAGAAATTATATGATTCTCAAAAGAACTTTACAAAGCTAAAAGAAAACTACAAAAAACTTCAGTCTGAAGATTTGGTTCCAAATTCTATGCAGATTGGTTTTATGGAAAGTTTAAGGTCTTTAATTCAAAGTGGTGAATCAAAGGCACTTCTGGTATCAGCAACTGGTACTGGTAAAACTTATGCTTCTGCTTTTGCTGTTCAGGATTTCAATCCTAAAAAGTTTCTTTTTGTAGTTCACAGAGAACAAATCGCCAAACAGGCTATTAATGCTTATAAAAATGTTTTTAAAAATACAAAAGATTTCGGATTGCTGACTGGTAATTCTAAAGATTATGATTCTAATTTTTTATTCTCAACAATTCAAACATTGTCTAAAGATGATGTTTACACTAAATTTGAAAAAGATGAATTTGATTATATTGTGATTGATGAAGTTCATAAAGCAGGTGCTTATTCTTATCAAAAAATCATGGATTATTTTGAACCTGAATTCTGTTTGGGGATGACTGCTTCACCTGAGCGTCCTGACGGTATTGATATTTATGAACTCTTTGACCATAATCTGGCCTGTGAAATCAGACTTAAAGACGCCTTGGAAGAGGATTTGTTGTGTCCTTTTCATTATTTTGGAATATCTGACTTGGAAATTGACGGAGAAACTGTTGATGATTCAACAGAATTCAATCAGTTGGTTTCAGATGACAGGGTAAATTATTTGCTTGAAAAATCAGCCTATTACGGATATTCTGGAGACAGAATTAAAGCTTTGGTATTTTGCAGCAGGAAAAAAGAAGCAAATGAGCTTTCAAAAGCATTTAATAAAAGAGGCCATCCGGCAACTGTCCTGACAGGTGATGATTCACAGCAGACAAGGGAAGATGCAATTTACAGACTGACTAATGATGAGGCTAAAAACAAGTTGGAATACATTTTTACAGTTGATATTTTTAATGAAGGGGTAGATATTCCTGAAATTAATCAGGTTTTACTTGTAAGGCCAACACAATCTCCAATTATATTTATTCAGCAATTGGGAAGAGGCCTTAGGAAATTTAAAAACAAAGACTATGTTGTTATTCTGGATTTTATTGGAAATTATAAAAACAATTTCATGATTCCAATAGCTCTTTCAGGGGACAGATCTTATGATAAGGATAATATTCGCCGTTATCTGATGGAGGGAAATAAAGTGATTCCTGGAGCTTCTTCAATCAGTTTTGATGAAGTTTCTAAAAAGAGAATTTATAATTCTATAAACAACACTTCATTTTCAAGAATAGCTCTTTTTAAGGAAAAATACAATAATCTGAAGTTTAAATTAGGCAGAATTCCAATGCTTTTGGATTTCTATGAAAATGGTGAAATGGATCCTTTATTAATCTTAAATCATACTGCAATGGATTGCTATTATTCATTTTTAAAAAAGGCAGATAAAGATTATGATGAATACCTTTCAGAAGAGGAAATTTCATCTTTAAAATTCATATCCAAAAACTTGGCCAGTGGAAAAAGACCTCATGAGTTGCTGATTTTAAAATCTTTAATTTATAATGGTTATTTCTCAGTTGAATCAATTGAACACTTATTAAAAGCAGAATATGATATTCAAAATGATGTAAAATCAATTGAAAATGCAATTAATGTTTTAAATCTTGAGTTCAGTAAAAAAGATAAGAAAGATTTTTCCGAATTGTCTTTCATGAATGAATTTCTAATCTCAAATGATTTTAAAGAGTATCTGTCTCATGAAACTTACAGAAAACATGTTTTGGATGTAATTGATTATGGATTGCTTAAATACAAAACAGAATACAATGCTCAAGTTGAAGGTGAAAATTTAACACTATACGCCAAGTATTCAAGAAGGGACGTTTGCAGATTACTTAATTGGCCAAATGATGACAGCTCCACATTATACGGATATAGAGTAAAACACAATACCTGCCCTATTTTTGTAACTTATGATAAAAAAGAAGACATTTCAGATAGTACTAAGTATCTAGATGAGTTTGTAAATAAGAATGTTTTCAGCTGGATGACTAGAAGTAGGCTTAAATTAGATAGTAAGGAAGTACTTGCAATTAAAAATTATCAGAAAACTAATTTGAAGATACATTTATTTATTAAGAAAAGTGATGATGAAGGTAAGGATTTCTATTATATGGGTCAGGTTGAACCATTTGATTTTATTCAGACAACTATCAGAAGCAAAGACAAGGACTTGCCGATTGTTAATATTAAATATAATCTCCATATTCCAGTTAAAGATGAGCTGTATGACTATTTTGAAGATAATATGGATTAG